Sequence from the Catenuloplanes indicus genome:
CCGTGTGCAGGTCGAGCACCTGGACGGCGGCGCCGTGGAGATCCCGAACGGCGTCGCGGTGGCGAAGTTCGCGGACGCGGTGCCGCTCGACGGCTGGCCCGGCCCCGGCGGCGCGATAGGTTTCCTGGGCCGGTTCACCGAGCCGCGCAAGGGCTTCCCGATCCTCCGCCAGGCGTGGGTGTCGCTGGCCCGGACGCGGCCCGGCCTGCGGTTGCTGGTGGCCGGCCCAGGCGACGGATCGGACCTGCTGGAGACCATCCCGGCGGAGCTTCATGATCGGGTGTGCTTCCTCGGCATGGTGTCCGAGGAGGACAAACCGCGCATGTTGCGCAGCGTCGACGTCTACGTGGCGCCGAACACCGGCGGTGAGTCGTTCGGCATGATCCTCACCGAGGCGATGGCCGCCGGGGCCGCGATCGTGGCCAGCGACCTGGACGCGTTCCGCCGCGTGGTGGACAACGGCCGCGCCGCCGTGCTGTTCCCGGTCGGCGACGTGGCCGCGCTGGAGAACGCGCTGGCCGGGCTGCTCGACGACGCGGAGCGCCGCGCCGAGCTGTCCGCGCTGGCCCGCCGCGCGGTCGCCGCCTACGACTGGCCGTCGGTGGCCCGCCGGGTGCTGGAGGTCTACGAGACCGCGATCGAGGCCACGGACGGCCGTGTCCTGGAAGCACCGCAGGTGATCGAATGACTACGATGCCAGGCATGTGGTGGTGGGTCGGCGCGGCCGTCGTGGTCTCGCTGCTCGCCGCCTACCTGATCTGGACCGACCGGCGCGTCGAACGCCTGCACGCGCGCGCCACGTCCGCCGCCGCCGCACTCGACGCCCACCTGCTCCGCCGCGCCGCGGCCGCGGCCGTGCTGGCCGAACAGATGGACGCGGTCGAGCTCTACGCCGCCGCCCGGATCGCGCTCGACGCCGGCTCCCGGCTGGACGGCGGCGACCCCCGGCTCGGCGCCGGCGCGGACTCCGGCGAGCGCGAGGCGGCCGAGAACGACCTCACCCGCCAGCTGCGCCGCCTCGCACCCAGCGCGGACCTGGCCACGGCAGAGCCGGTGGTGGCGGCCAGCCGCCGGGTCGCGCTCGCCCGCCAGGTCTACACGGACTCGGTCCGGGACGCGCTGATCAACCGGGACCGGCCGCTGGTCCGGGTCTTCGGCATGGCCCGGGGCCACGACCGCCCGCGCTACTTCGACATCGACGAGCCCACGCTGACGCCGTCACTGACCGAGCCACCCCGCCAGCTCACCCCCCGCGAAGCGCCGTCGTCGTCGCCCGTCAAGGGGTGATGAAGGGCGATGTCTCCGCTCATCGGCGGAGAGCGCGGCTCACCTGCTCCGGCGGAAGCCGAGCCGCCTCGGGGCTGAACCGAAGTGCCGCTTCCGGCGTGGTGCTATCGCCTGCTCCCGATTCTGTTGCCCATTCCCGCCAAGGCGCTGAGCACGTATACCTGGCCCGGCGGCCCGCGCGGCGTGGGTGGCCGGCCCGGCGTGGGCGCCCTGACGGCTCGGGCGGCCGCGCGGCTCGCGCGACCCGGTGGGTGCGTTCGCTGCGGTGGCGCCGGTGCCGCGGTGGGGCGCTGAGCCTTCGGTGGTCGCGTGCGTCGTGATTCTCGTGGGCGGCATCGGCGGCCGGTGGCTCGGACGAAATCGACATGCCGGAACTGTGGCTGCCGATCCCGGCCGGGTTTGCAGGCCACCTGAGGGTTGATTGGACATCGGCTGGGCGGCCACTCGGGCGTACCGTCGCGGGGTCGATCTCACTCTCGAGGAGCGTTCCGTGTCCGAGAACCCGGAAAACCCAGGTCAGCCCGTTGTCGGCAGCGCGCGGGTGAAGCGCGGCATGGCCGAGATGCTCAAGGGCGGCGTGATCATGGATGTGGTCACGGCGGAGCAGGCGAAGATCGCCGAGGATGCCGGCGCGGTCGCGGTCATGGCGCTGGAGCGGGTGCCCGCGGACATCCGGGCGCAGGGCGGCGTCTCCCGGATGAGCGACCCCGACATGATCGAGAGCATCATCGCGGCCGTGTCGATCCCGGTGATGGCGAAGGTGCGGATCGGGCACTTCGTCGAGGCGCAGGTGCTTCAGGCGCTCGGCGTGGACTACATCGACGAGTCGGAGGTGCTGACCCCGGCCGACTACGCGAACCACATCGACAAGTGGGCCTACACGGTGCCGTTCGTCTGCGGCGCCACCAACCTGGGCGAGGCGCTGCGCCGGATCACCGAGGGCGCCGCCATGATCCGCTCCAAGGGTGAGGCCGGCACCGGCGACGTCTCCAACGCGACCACCCACATGCGGAGGATCCGCGGCGAGATCAAGCGCCTCACGTCGCTGCCAGAGGACGAGCTGTACGTCGCGGCCAAGGAGCTGCAGGCGCCGTACGAGCTGGTCAAGGAGGTCGCCGAGACCGGCAAGCTGCCGGTCGTGCTGTTCACCGCGGGTGGCATCGCGACCCCGGCCGACGCCGCGATGATGATGCAGCTCGGCGCGGAGGGTGTCTTCGTCGGCTCCGGCATCTTCAAGTCCGGTAACCCGGCGCAGCGCGCGGCCGCGGTGGTCAAGGCCACCACGTTCTACGACGACCCGGACGTGATCGCGAAGGTCTCCCGTGGTCTGGGCGAGGCCATGGTCGGCATCAACGTCGACGACATCCCGGTGCCGCACCGCCTGCAGGAGCGGGGCTGGTGAACGGCGACCCGACGATCGGCGTCCTCGCGCTGCAGGGCGACGTCCGCGAACACCTGGCCGCGCTGGCCGAGTGCGACGCGCTCGCCCGGCCGGTGCGCCGTCCCGCTGAGCTCGACTCGGTCGACGCGCTGGTCATCCCGGGTGGCGAGTCCACCACGATCGCCAAGCTCGCGGCCGAGTTCGGGCTCTTCGAGCCCGTACAGAAACGGATCAACGACGGCATGCCGGTGTACGGGTCGTGCGCCGGAATGATCATGCTGGCCGGGACCGTGCTGGACGGCCGGCCGGACCGGCCGCCGTTCGGCGGGATCGACATGACGGTGCGCCGCAACGCGTTCGGCCGGCAGGTCGACTCGTTCGAGGCCGCGGTCGAGATCGCGGGCATCGACGGCGACCCGTTCCACGCGGTCTTCATCCGTGCGCCGTGGGTCGAGGAGGTCGGCCCGGCGGCGCAGGTGCTGGGCCGCGTCACGTCCGGTCCGGCCGCCGGTAGGATTGTTGCGGTTCGGCAGGGGCACCTGCTCGCCACCGCCTTCCATCCGGAACTCACGGGTGATCTCCGAGTGCACGACGCGTTCGTCGAGATGGTGCGGGCGAGCTAGACGCAGACGACTACGGGAGGCATGTGATGTCCGGCCACTCCAAGTGGGCAACCACCAAGCACAAGAAGGCCGTCATCGATGCCAAGCGTGGCAAGATGTTCGCCAAGCTGATCAAGAACGTCGAGGTCGCCGCCCGCACCGGCGGCGGCGACCCGGCCGGTAACCCGACGCTCTACGACGCCATCCAGAAGGCGAAGAAGAGCTCGGTGCCGAACGACAACATCGACCGCGCGGTCAAGCGCGGCTCCGGCCTCGAGGCCGGCGGCGCCGACTGGCAGACGATCATGTACGAGGGCTACGGCCCGAACGGCGTGGCGCTGCTGATCGAGTGCCTGACCGACAACCGGAACCGGGCCGCGACCGAGGTCCGCACCGCGCTGACCCGCAACGGCGGCAACCTGGCGGACGCCGGCTCGGTGGCGTACATGTTCTCCCGCAAGGGCGTCGTGATCGTCCCGAAGACCGACGGCCTGACCGAGGACGACCTGCTCATGTACGTGATCGACGCGGGTGCCGAGGAGGTCAACGACCTCGGCGAGGCCTTCGAGATCGTCTCCGAGCCGACCGACATGCCCGCGGTCCGGTCCGCACTCACCGACAACAAGATCGAGTACGACTCGGCCGACACGAACTTCGTCGCCTCCGTCAACGTCCCCCTCGACGAGGAGGGCGCCCGAAAGATCTTCAAGCTCATCGACGTCCTCGAGGACTGCGACGACGTCCAGAACGTCTTCGGCAACTTCGACATCTCCGACGAGGTCATGGCCGCCGTCGACGCGTGACGGCCCCGCGGAGATCCCCTCGGCGCCCGCGCCGGGGGGATCTGTCGTCTCCCGCCACTGCCGGCCGGGCGGCGCAGGTCCAGCCCGATGTTGCGGGACCGGCGCGCAGACCTGGCCCACGATTGCTCATCCGGGCATCCCGCGCCCCGCAATGTCGGTGTTCATGGAGCCTTCGGGGTCAGCGTGGCCTGCCGCGAGCTTCCGGGATTCAGCGAGCCGCGCTCGCCGCTTCGGTGCCGGCGGACGAATCGCCGGGCTTGCGTTCATCGCACTAAGATCCCGCTTGATCCCGGAACTCCGGGCCGCGCACGAGTGACGAGGCGGCGAGGCGTGCAGGCAGACGTGGCGGTGGCCGGGCCGCGGTGGGGCCGATACGCGGCACTCGCCGTCGCGGTAGGCGTGATCGCCGTGGGAGTGCCACCCCTGATCGCACCGCCCGGCGAGCCCTCGGCTCCCGTCGCGGCATCGGCACCACCGGTGACCCTGAGCCAGAGCCCAGCACCGGCCGCGAGCCCCAGCCCGAGCCCCAGCCCGAGCCCCGGCGAAAGCCGGAGCCTGAGTGAAAGCCCCAGCCCGAGCCCGCCCCCCGGCCCCGCGCGGTGCGTGGACGCCGGTGCCTCGCCGCGGCCGGCCTGTGCGGTCTACACCACCGCGCTCGGTTCCGGCTGGTCCGCCGAGGGCGTCGGGGTGAAGGTCGTACCCGCCGGCTTGGTGCCCGGCACCGAGATCGTGGCGCTGCGCGTCGAGCCGAAGGAGAAGACCGCCTCGGTCTCGCTGGTCGCGTCCGAGCCGTTCACCGTCGCCGACGGCACCGTGCTCAAGCTGCGGATCTACGGCGGGCGGCTGCACGGCACGGTCGCCCGGCTCGCGCTCTCGCCGACCACCGAGTTCGCCACGGACCGGCCGGCCACGCTGAACGCGCCGGTCGACGAGTGGGTGCCGTTCACCGTCCCGGTCGCCGATCTGCTGCCCGGTGGCGGGCCGATCCGGCGCATCGACGTGGAGATCGCCACCGAGGCGGTGCCGAACGCGTACCGGTTCTTCATCGACGACGTCGCGTTCGTGGCGCCGTGAGCGGGCAGCTCGTCGCGCCGGCCGCGATCGCCCGCGCGGTCCTGCTCGGCCGTGCGGTCGTGACGATCACCGCGGCCGCGGCCGGGCTGCTGCTGATCGAGGAGCGGTGGCGGGTCCCGGCCGTGATCGTGCTGGTGGTGGCCGCGACCGCGGTGCAGGTCGCGGTGCTCACCCGCCGCGCGGCGGCACTGGTCCGGTCCCCGTGGCCGGCGCTGCTCGCGGACCTGCTGGTGGCCGGTGGCGTGCTGGCGCTGAGTCGCGGCGGCACGGCGTTCTTCTGCTATTCGGCCGGTGCGGCCGCGCTGGCCGGTGCGCTGCTCGGCATGCGCGCGCTGCCGCTGTGGGTGGTGCACGCCGCGCTCGGCTTCGCGTCCGCCGCGGTGCTGCTCCGGCAGAGCCGCCCGTCGCCGGAGGTGACCGCGTTCGTCGCCGCGTTCCCGGTGCTCGGCCTGCTGGCCGGCGTCGGCGCGACCGTGGCGACCGCCGCGCTGGTCCGGTACGTGGAGCTGACCGTGGCCGTGGTCGCGTCCGCGCAGCGGTCGGCCGCCGCGTCCGAGCGTGCCCGGCTGGCCCGGGAGCTGCACGACTCGGTCGCGAAGACGCTGCGCGGGGTCTCGTTCGCCGCGGTCGCGCTGCCGCAGTCGCTGCGCCGCCATCCCGCGCTGGCCGAGCAGCTGGCCGACACGGTCTCGCGCGGCGCCGAGGTCGCGGCGCGGGAGGCGCGTGAGCTGATGGAGGGCCTGCGCGCGGACGATCCCGGCCAGGACTTCGGGTTCGGCGTGGCCCGCGCCTGCCGCGACTGGGAACTGCGCACCGGCGTACCGGTCCGTACCCGGATCGACGACGTCGACCCGCCGCTGGAGACCCGGTACGAGCTGCTCCGGATCCTGCGCGAGGGCCTGACCAACGTCGAACGCCACGCCCGCGCGAGCACGGTCTGGGTCGAGCTGATCGGCGAGCCGGGCGCGGTCGAGCTCACCGTCGCGGACAACGGCGTCGGCTTCTCCGCCGGCGGCCTCGACGAGCTGCGCGCGGCCGGTCACCTCGGCCTGGTCGGCATCCACGAGCGTGCGACCGGCGTGGGCGGCGCGGTCGAGGTCCGCTCGGCCCTCGGCCGCGGCTCGCTGCTGCGGGTCCGCGCGCCGCTGCCCACCGAGGTCTCCGCGTGATCCGGGTGCTGGTGGTGGACGACAATCCGATCGTCCGGGACGCGCTGCGGTCGCACCTGGACGCGTCCGGCACCGTGCTGGTGGTGGGCGAGGCCGGGGACGGCCGCGCCGCGCTGGCCGCCGCGCGCCGGTTGCGGCCGCACGTGACGCTGCTCGACTACCGCATGCCGGTCGCGGACGGCCTGTCGATCGTGGCCGAGCTGGCCCGGATCACCGCGGTGCTGGCGCTGACCAGCGAGGACGCCGGCACGGTGGTGAGCGAGATGCTGCGCGGCGGCGCCCGCGGATACCTGGTGCACGGCGAGTTCGACCCGGCCGAGCTGGTGCGCGCGGTGACCGTGGTCGCGTCCGGCCGGAGCTGGCTCTCCCCGGCCGCCGCGACCGTCGCCGCGGAGGCGCTGCGCCGGGCCCAGGAGGCCGCCGAGGCCGGGGCGAGAGCAGATCAACGGCATCGGGAGATCCGGCGACGGTACGGCCTGACGCCCCGCGAGCGCGAGGTGCTGGACCTGGTCGCGGAGGGGCTGGCCAACGTGGTGATCGCCGAGCGGCTCCGGCTCACCGAGAAGACCGTCAAGAACCACCTGCACGCGGTCTTCACCAAGCTCGGCGTCCGCAACCGCACCGAGGCCGTGCTCCGCTGGACCGGCCGGCAGTAGCACCGGCTGGGACTTTCGGCTCAGGAAAACCGGCCGCGGCGGCTCTAGCGTGCTGGCGAGCACGTGATGAACCGCATCGCCGGAAGGACGCCGTGAAACTCCACCGCCTACCCAGAGGCCTCAGCCTGGTGCCGGTCGCGGCGCTGGCGCTGGCCGTCAGCGCCTGTTCCGTGACCACCGTGCCGACCGCGGGCGGTTCGTCCGCGCCCGCGCTGGTGCTGCCGACCTGTATGCCGTCGGAGTACGCGGAGCAGCTGGCCACACCGGCCGCGCAGGCCGGGCTGACCATGCCGCCGTGCGCACCGGCCACCGGCACGCCCTCGGCGTCCGCGCCGGCCGCGGCCACCCCGACCGCGGCGGCCACCTCGGCGGCGCCGGCGCCCAGCGCGACCCGGCCCGCGGCCGAGCCCACCGTGACCACGCCGGTGAGCGTGCCGTCGTTCAGTGACGCGCCGCCGCGCGCGCAGTACCGCGAGCTGGCGGCGAACTGCACGATGACGCACCGGCGCGGGGACGACCCGATCGTCTTCCCGGGGCTGCCCAACGCGTCGCACGACCACACGTTCGTCGGCAATCCCAGCACGGACGCGTTCAGCACGCCGGAGAAGCTGGTCGGCGGGAAGACCTCGTGCCAGGACCCGAAGGACGGGTCGGCGTACTGGTTCCCGACGCTGCTGCAGAACGGCAAGCCGCTGACGCCGCAGCAGGTGACGGTCTACTACAAGTCCGGCGTGGACGACTACCGGACCGTGCAGGCTTTCCCGGCCGGGTTCCGGCTGCTGGTCGGCAACGCCAAGGCACCCGCCGGTGAGCAGTTCGCGGGCACCTGGAGCTGCGGCGGGCAGACGCTGACCACGATCCCGGCGTCGTGCCCGGACGGTTCGTCGCTGATCGTCCGGTACAAGGCGCCGAGCTGCTGGGACGGCAAGCACCTGGACACGGCCGACCACAAGTCGCACATGGCGTGGCCGGTCCGTGGGAAGTGCACGCCGAGCCACCCGGTGCCGCTGCCGATGTTCGAGATGAAGGTGCCGTACAAGCTGCCCGGCGGCGTGACCAAGGGGCTGACGCTGTCGTCCGGCGCGCCGAACACGTTCCACTACGACTTCGTGAACGGCTGGGACCAGGCGCGGCAGGTCGAGCTGATCAAGCACTGCGTGAACGGTGGCCGGCAGTGCAACGGCGTGGGGTACGACCAGCACAAGCCGTGACCGGGGACACTTAAGAAACGGAACGGTTCCGTATCGCAAAGGCGAAGCGTAGTCTCGCTGACGGATACGGGACCGTTCCGTATCGTAAATCGTCCTTGGGGGGACCGCGGATGGATCCGCAGACCAACACAGGTCACCCGCGGCGCTGGGCCATTCTCGGCGTCCTCGTGATCTCGCTGCTCGTCGTGGTGCTCGACAACACGATCCTCAACGTCGCGATCCGCGTGCTCGCCGACCCGCGCGAGGGCCTCGGTGCCACCCAGGCCGAGCTCGAGTGGGCCGTCAACTCGTACACGCTGGTCTTCGCGGCCCTGCTGTTCAGCTTCGGCATCCTCGGCGACCGCTGGGGCCGCAAGCGGTTCCTGATGGCCGGCCTGTTCGTCTTCGGCCTCAGCTCGCTGGCCTCGGCGTACGCGCAGAGCCCGGAGCAGCTGATCGCGATGCGCGCGCTGATGGGTCTCGGCGGCGCGGCGATCATGCCGGTCACGCTCTCCATCATCTCGGTCGTGTTCGACCCGCGGGAGCGCGCCAAGGCGATCGGCCTCTGGTCCGGCTCGGTCGGCCTCGCGGTCGCGATCGGCCCGATCCTCGGCGGCTTCCTGCTGGAGCACTTCTGGTGGGGCTCGGTCTTCCTGATCAACGTGCCGATCGTGCTGCTCGGCATGGTGCTGATCGCGGTGCTGGTGCCGGAGTCGCGCAACCCGCACCCGGGCCGGCTCGACCTGGTCGGCGTGCTGCTCTCGGTGGTCGGCCTGACCTCGCTGGTCTACGGCATCATCGACGGTGGCGAGAACGGCTTCGACCAGCCCGCGGTGTGGGCGTTCATCGTGGCCGGCCTGGCCGTGCTGACCGGGTTCGTGGCCTGGGAGCGGCGGTACGCCTACCCCTCGCTGGACGTCAAGCTGTTCCGCAACGGCCGCTTCTCTGCCTCGATCGCGTCCATCGGCCTGGTCTTCTTCGCCAGCATGGGCACGTTCTTCTTCATGAGCTTCTACCTGCAGCTGGTCCGGGACTACTCGCCGCTGCAGACCGGCCTGCTGCTCCTGCCGTTCGCGGTGGCGCAGCTGGCGTTCGCGCCGCGCAGCGCCGCGATGGTGCACCGGTTCGGCGGCCGGGCCGTCTCCGCGACCGGCCTGGCGATCGTCGGCCTGTCGCTGCTCGGCTTCATGCTGATCAGCGCGGACACCCCGATCTGGGTGGTCGCGGCGCTGTTCTTCCTACAGGGCACCGGGATGGCGAACATCATGCCGCCGGCCATGGAGGCGATCATGTCCACGCTGCCGCGCGAGCAGGCCGGTGTCGGCTCCGCGATCAGCAACACGATCCGGCAGGTCTCGGTCGCGCTCGGCATCGCCGTGCTCGGTTCCGTGCTCGCCGCGGTCTACCGCAGCCAGGTGGCCGACGCGGTCACGGCGCTGCCGGAGACCGCACGCGACGCGGCGTCCGAGTCGATCGCCGGCGCGT
This genomic interval carries:
- a CDS encoding glycosyltransferase family 4 protein: MRIGIVCPYSFDVPGGVQNHVMDLAEALIGLGHEVSVLAPADEDSPLPPYVVAAGRAVPLPYNGSVARISFGPVSTARVRRWLARGHFDVLHVHEPLTPSLSLLAVLSADGPVVATFHTAMTRSRALAAVQGALQIVLEKVTARIAVSALARRVQVEHLDGGAVEIPNGVAVAKFADAVPLDGWPGPGGAIGFLGRFTEPRKGFPILRQAWVSLARTRPGLRLLVAGPGDGSDLLETIPAELHDRVCFLGMVSEEDKPRMLRSVDVYVAPNTGGESFGMILTEAMAAGAAIVASDLDAFRRVVDNGRAAVLFPVGDVAALENALAGLLDDAERRAELSALARRAVAAYDWPSVARRVLEVYETAIEATDGRVLEAPQVIE
- the pdxS gene encoding pyridoxal 5'-phosphate synthase lyase subunit PdxS, whose translation is MSENPENPGQPVVGSARVKRGMAEMLKGGVIMDVVTAEQAKIAEDAGAVAVMALERVPADIRAQGGVSRMSDPDMIESIIAAVSIPVMAKVRIGHFVEAQVLQALGVDYIDESEVLTPADYANHIDKWAYTVPFVCGATNLGEALRRITEGAAMIRSKGEAGTGDVSNATTHMRRIRGEIKRLTSLPEDELYVAAKELQAPYELVKEVAETGKLPVVLFTAGGIATPADAAMMMQLGAEGVFVGSGIFKSGNPAQRAAAVVKATTFYDDPDVIAKVSRGLGEAMVGINVDDIPVPHRLQERGW
- the pdxT gene encoding pyridoxal 5'-phosphate synthase glutaminase subunit PdxT, coding for MNGDPTIGVLALQGDVREHLAALAECDALARPVRRPAELDSVDALVIPGGESTTIAKLAAEFGLFEPVQKRINDGMPVYGSCAGMIMLAGTVLDGRPDRPPFGGIDMTVRRNAFGRQVDSFEAAVEIAGIDGDPFHAVFIRAPWVEEVGPAAQVLGRVTSGPAAGRIVAVRQGHLLATAFHPELTGDLRVHDAFVEMVRAS
- a CDS encoding YebC/PmpR family DNA-binding transcriptional regulator, whose translation is MSGHSKWATTKHKKAVIDAKRGKMFAKLIKNVEVAARTGGGDPAGNPTLYDAIQKAKKSSVPNDNIDRAVKRGSGLEAGGADWQTIMYEGYGPNGVALLIECLTDNRNRAATEVRTALTRNGGNLADAGSVAYMFSRKGVVIVPKTDGLTEDDLLMYVIDAGAEEVNDLGEAFEIVSEPTDMPAVRSALTDNKIEYDSADTNFVASVNVPLDEEGARKIFKLIDVLEDCDDVQNVFGNFDISDEVMAAVDA
- a CDS encoding sensor histidine kinase codes for the protein MSGQLVAPAAIARAVLLGRAVVTITAAAAGLLLIEERWRVPAVIVLVVAATAVQVAVLTRRAAALVRSPWPALLADLLVAGGVLALSRGGTAFFCYSAGAAALAGALLGMRALPLWVVHAALGFASAAVLLRQSRPSPEVTAFVAAFPVLGLLAGVGATVATAALVRYVELTVAVVASAQRSAAASERARLARELHDSVAKTLRGVSFAAVALPQSLRRHPALAEQLADTVSRGAEVAAREARELMEGLRADDPGQDFGFGVARACRDWELRTGVPVRTRIDDVDPPLETRYELLRILREGLTNVERHARASTVWVELIGEPGAVELTVADNGVGFSAGGLDELRAAGHLGLVGIHERATGVGGAVEVRSALGRGSLLRVRAPLPTEVSA
- a CDS encoding LuxR C-terminal-related transcriptional regulator — its product is MIRVLVVDDNPIVRDALRSHLDASGTVLVVGEAGDGRAALAAARRLRPHVTLLDYRMPVADGLSIVAELARITAVLALTSEDAGTVVSEMLRGGARGYLVHGEFDPAELVRAVTVVASGRSWLSPAAATVAAEALRRAQEAAEAGARADQRHREIRRRYGLTPREREVLDLVAEGLANVVIAERLRLTEKTVKNHLHAVFTKLGVRNRTEAVLRWTGRQ
- a CDS encoding DUF1996 domain-containing protein, with translation MKLHRLPRGLSLVPVAALALAVSACSVTTVPTAGGSSAPALVLPTCMPSEYAEQLATPAAQAGLTMPPCAPATGTPSASAPAAATPTAAATSAAPAPSATRPAAEPTVTTPVSVPSFSDAPPRAQYRELAANCTMTHRRGDDPIVFPGLPNASHDHTFVGNPSTDAFSTPEKLVGGKTSCQDPKDGSAYWFPTLLQNGKPLTPQQVTVYYKSGVDDYRTVQAFPAGFRLLVGNAKAPAGEQFAGTWSCGGQTLTTIPASCPDGSSLIVRYKAPSCWDGKHLDTADHKSHMAWPVRGKCTPSHPVPLPMFEMKVPYKLPGGVTKGLTLSSGAPNTFHYDFVNGWDQARQVELIKHCVNGGRQCNGVGYDQHKP
- a CDS encoding MFS transporter, which produces MDPQTNTGHPRRWAILGVLVISLLVVVLDNTILNVAIRVLADPREGLGATQAELEWAVNSYTLVFAALLFSFGILGDRWGRKRFLMAGLFVFGLSSLASAYAQSPEQLIAMRALMGLGGAAIMPVTLSIISVVFDPRERAKAIGLWSGSVGLAVAIGPILGGFLLEHFWWGSVFLINVPIVLLGMVLIAVLVPESRNPHPGRLDLVGVLLSVVGLTSLVYGIIDGGENGFDQPAVWAFIVAGLAVLTGFVAWERRYAYPSLDVKLFRNGRFSASIASIGLVFFASMGTFFFMSFYLQLVRDYSPLQTGLLLLPFAVAQLAFAPRSAAMVHRFGGRAVSATGLAIVGLSLLGFMLISADTPIWVVAALFFLQGTGMANIMPPAMEAIMSTLPREQAGVGSAISNTIRQVSVALGIAVLGSVLAAVYRSQVADAVTALPETARDAASESIAGAYAVAAQAGPQGAPLVTAANDAFINAVHTSALIGAVVVFIGALIALRWLPGREKNAPESRVERAPEAAALLEA